Proteins co-encoded in one Desulfotignum phosphitoxidans DSM 13687 genomic window:
- the queC gene encoding 7-cyano-7-deazaguanine synthase QueC, with protein MVDAVLVLSGGMDSAVLLAQTLNQGKTVEAVSFDYGSKHNARELPMARDLCAHFNIPHQVILLPFINALFSSSLLAGGETVPDGAYTAATMKSTVVPFRNGIMLAIAAGYAESINASQVLLGSHSGDHHIYPDCRPGFNSAFRDAVYIGTDKKVMVCFPFSGMDKRDIGDLGRKLDLDFTKTWTCYKGLALHCGTCGACNERKYALRHEEGLDATTYLA; from the coding sequence ATGGTGGACGCTGTCCTGGTCCTGTCCGGCGGCATGGACTCGGCCGTGCTGCTGGCCCAAACCCTGAACCAGGGGAAAACCGTTGAAGCGGTGAGCTTTGACTATGGTTCAAAACACAATGCCCGGGAACTTCCCATGGCCCGGGATCTGTGTGCGCATTTCAACATACCGCATCAGGTGATCCTGCTGCCCTTTATCAATGCCCTGTTTTCATCCAGCCTGCTGGCCGGAGGGGAGACCGTTCCGGACGGTGCATACACGGCAGCCACCATGAAAAGCACGGTGGTTCCCTTCAGAAACGGGATCATGCTTGCCATCGCCGCCGGATACGCTGAATCGATAAACGCGTCCCAAGTGCTTCTGGGGTCCCATTCCGGGGACCATCATATTTACCCGGACTGCCGTCCCGGGTTCAACAGCGCCTTCAGGGATGCGGTATACATCGGCACAGACAAAAAGGTCATGGTCTGCTTTCCCTTTTCTGGCATGGACAAAAGGGATATCGGCGACCTTGGAAGAAAACTGGACCTGGATTTCACGAAGACATGGACCTGCTACAAAGGCCTGGCACTTCACTGCGGAACCTGCGGTGCCTGCAACGAAAGAAAATATGCCCTGCGGCATGAGGAGGGTCTCGATGCGACAACCTACCTGGCATGA
- a CDS encoding FecCD family ABC transporter permease, whose amino-acid sequence MNDTGAKRWILIIGSLSVLLTACALTALRLGSTPLSSAQILDALFHEQDSVTASIILGIRLPRVILAIAVGGALSVAGTLLQGLFRNPLVEPYTLGISGGASLGVCIAILLGLPALLGVTAYPLAGFAGAGIVIVLVYGLGLRTGRLQPNTMLLIGVMISFVSSSLVMLLMAVSEQDDLSNIVFWIMGSLDEPSPVLIRLVLAGSITGLVIALYHSLALNAMVLGDDEAALLGIHTARTRKILFVTASLLTGLSVSAGGIIMFVGLIVPHFMRMVAGSDHRILIISSFLGGASFLTFCDIVARMVIAPLELPVGVITGIIGGVVFIYVLGKKKVAL is encoded by the coding sequence ATGAATGACACCGGGGCAAAACGCTGGATTTTGATCATCGGCAGCCTGTCCGTGCTGCTGACGGCATGTGCCTTAACGGCATTGCGCTTAGGGTCCACCCCGCTGTCTTCGGCCCAGATTCTTGATGCCCTGTTCCATGAGCAAGACAGTGTGACCGCAAGCATTATCCTGGGCATCCGGCTGCCCCGTGTGATTCTGGCCATTGCCGTGGGCGGGGCGTTGAGTGTCGCAGGCACCCTGCTCCAGGGTCTGTTCAGAAATCCTTTGGTGGAACCCTACACCCTGGGGATCTCCGGCGGGGCCTCTCTGGGCGTGTGTATCGCCATCCTCCTGGGCCTTCCGGCCCTGCTGGGGGTGACTGCCTATCCTTTGGCCGGATTTGCCGGGGCCGGCATCGTCATTGTCCTGGTCTATGGCTTAGGGCTGCGCACGGGCCGGCTCCAGCCCAACACCATGCTGCTCATCGGCGTGATGATCAGCTTTGTGTCCTCGTCTCTGGTGATGCTGCTCATGGCCGTGTCGGAACAGGATGATTTAAGCAATATTGTTTTCTGGATCATGGGGTCCCTGGATGAACCCAGCCCCGTCCTGATCCGGCTGGTGCTGGCCGGTTCCATTACAGGGCTTGTCATTGCCCTGTATCACAGCCTGGCCCTCAACGCCATGGTTTTAGGCGATGATGAAGCGGCCCTGCTGGGAATCCACACGGCCCGGACCCGGAAAATCCTGTTTGTCACGGCCTCTCTGCTGACCGGGTTAAGCGTATCCGCCGGCGGCATCATCATGTTTGTAGGGCTCATCGTCCCGCATTTCATGCGCATGGTGGCCGGATCAGACCACCGCATTCTCATCATCAGTTCTTTTCTGGGCGGGGCCAGTTTTCTCACATTCTGCGATATTGTGGCCCGGATGGTGATCGCCCCGCTGGAACTGCCCGTGGGGGTGATCACCGGTATTATCGGCGGCGTGGTATTCATCTATGTCTTAGGCAAAAAAAAGGTGGCATTATGA
- a CDS encoding 6-carboxytetrahydropterin synthase, giving the protein MLTITREFRFDAAHRLFLNGLTDRENRDIFGQCSKLHGHTYRLRVTVSGRVHPNGMILDFTDLKQIVDEKIIARYDHAFLNEWDEYRDQPTTVENMCLHIFKVLFPCFEALGAVLTRVQICETPDAWATVTPDV; this is encoded by the coding sequence ATGCTTACAATTACCAGAGAGTTCAGATTTGACGCAGCCCACCGGCTGTTTCTCAACGGCCTGACAGACCGGGAAAACCGTGACATATTCGGTCAATGCAGCAAGCTTCACGGCCATACCTATCGCCTGAGGGTCACTGTTTCCGGCAGGGTTCACCCAAACGGCATGATCCTTGATTTTACGGATCTCAAGCAGATTGTCGATGAAAAAATCATCGCCCGGTATGACCATGCGTTTCTCAATGAATGGGATGAATACCGGGATCAGCCCACCACGGTGGAGAATATGTGCCTGCATATATTCAAGGTGCTTTTCCCCTGTTTTGAAGCCCTTGGTGCCGTCCTGACCCGGGTGCAGATCTGTGAAACCCCGGATGCCTGGGCAACGGTGACCCCGGATGTCTGA
- a CDS encoding ABC transporter substrate-binding protein → MKKTGLALVLICLLAGPWVLTGHAAKQTPLTRVVSSGPLITDMIYQLGADSHLVGVTSYCTIPEGKENKPVIGTVIQINVEEIVRLQPDAVFASTLTRVKQIQALRNQGLRVIQFDNPPDFDTLCDMLLELGTLLGRKQAAMDIVETAAAKVDLVRHTANTLKKRKVFIQIGIKPLKTAEQGTFINNYIELAGGTNIAGHTGSGIFSREHVLKENPDVIFVATMGTATKAGIAQKDAWMQFTALNAVKNNEVHVLADDSVFSPTPQTFAKTLMLFFSHIHPKAAQGLISMEIFHE, encoded by the coding sequence ATGAAAAAAACCGGTCTGGCACTGGTACTGATCTGTCTGTTGGCCGGCCCCTGGGTTTTGACAGGCCATGCTGCAAAACAGACACCGTTGACCCGGGTGGTGTCTTCAGGCCCTTTGATCACGGACATGATCTATCAGCTGGGTGCGGATTCGCACCTGGTGGGCGTGACCAGCTACTGCACCATTCCTGAAGGCAAAGAAAACAAGCCGGTCATCGGCACGGTGATCCAGATCAATGTGGAAGAAATTGTCCGGCTTCAGCCGGATGCCGTGTTTGCCAGCACCCTGACCCGGGTCAAACAGATACAGGCGCTCAGGAATCAAGGACTTCGGGTGATTCAGTTTGACAATCCCCCGGATTTTGATACGCTTTGTGACATGCTTCTGGAGTTAGGCACCTTACTGGGCAGAAAACAGGCAGCCATGGATATTGTTGAAACCGCTGCCGCCAAAGTGGACCTTGTCCGGCACACGGCCAACACCCTGAAAAAAAGAAAGGTGTTTATCCAGATCGGGATCAAACCATTGAAAACAGCGGAACAGGGCACCTTTATCAACAATTATATCGAGCTGGCCGGCGGCACCAACATTGCCGGCCATACCGGATCCGGCATCTTCAGCCGGGAGCATGTGCTGAAAGAAAACCCGGATGTGATTTTCGTGGCCACCATGGGTACGGCCACCAAAGCAGGGATTGCCCAGAAAGATGCCTGGATGCAATTTACCGCGTTGAACGCCGTCAAAAACAATGAGGTGCACGTACTGGCCGACGACAGTGTGTTCAGCCCCACACCACAGACCTTTGCCAAAACCTTGATGCTGTTTTTCTCTCACATCCATCCCAAAGCCGCACAAGGCCTGATATCCATGGAAATATTTCATGAATGA
- a CDS encoding TonB-dependent receptor plug domain-containing protein, with protein sequence MKKKGMYLGIIAVFWMTAITGVSARQAEDEAVTTMDQVVVSVTQTETTSAKIGGNSVTVITAKEIEEKNAHTVLELLKTVPGVFITSNGGMGTNASVFIRGADSKNTLVMLDGIVLNDPSSANRSADLSDINLDQVERIEVVRGAMSVMYGSNATAGVINIITRKGSRDPEVTASVEGGSYGTWKTGGHASGATDKLSYAVSGSYLSRDGFSIADKDNPRIPQDGNTDEKDGYENLTLSGNFGIEFNENFSVASTLRYVDSKVDLDDYEGGYSGDNIRSTWVPDPVSGAWVNTLVSNPDGPTHKRSESEQIIGRIGINNRFADGRFESVLSWKFNRNDRQAYDNDNLPWYDYKGDTDDFSWQGNIDFDTHVLSLGAGYFNEAMESQSSGMPDTDTQTLSYWLQDQLFIGENLVLIAGARMDDHQSFGRKTTFRIAPAYEIFSTGTRLKASFGTGFRSPSLYELFSDYGNPNLEPEKSRGWDLGVEQGFLDDQLTLGVNYWEMDFENRIDYDMLISKYNQLEGDTKTRGVEVSAAWTPVRDLFFNLNYTYTHTRDPEGNPLVRRPENQVGLTASYRFLEKWQVGMDARWVGERAASPYAKDKDGLLVNTLDDYTVVNLSGSCDITDRFQIFARVDNLFDEYYEDAFSYATPGLSGYIGLKWRLL encoded by the coding sequence ATGAAAAAAAAAGGGATGTACCTGGGGATCATCGCTGTTTTCTGGATGACGGCAATCACCGGCGTTTCCGCCCGCCAGGCAGAAGATGAAGCGGTCACCACCATGGATCAGGTCGTGGTTTCAGTGACCCAGACAGAAACCACTTCAGCAAAGATCGGCGGCAACAGCGTCACAGTGATCACGGCCAAAGAGATCGAAGAAAAAAACGCCCACACCGTGCTGGAGCTTCTCAAAACTGTGCCCGGTGTGTTTATCACCTCCAACGGCGGCATGGGCACCAACGCGTCTGTGTTCATCCGGGGAGCGGACTCCAAAAATACCCTGGTGATGCTGGACGGCATTGTTCTCAATGATCCGTCCAGTGCCAACCGGTCTGCTGATCTTTCCGATATCAACCTGGATCAGGTGGAACGCATCGAAGTGGTCAGAGGTGCCATGAGTGTGATGTACGGCAGCAACGCCACGGCCGGTGTGATCAATATCATCACCAGAAAAGGCAGCAGAGACCCTGAAGTCACCGCTTCCGTGGAAGGCGGCTCCTACGGCACCTGGAAAACCGGCGGCCATGCCTCGGGTGCCACAGACAAGCTCTCATATGCCGTATCCGGCTCCTATCTGTCCCGGGACGGATTTTCCATTGCAGACAAGGACAACCCGCGCATCCCCCAGGACGGCAACACCGATGAAAAAGACGGGTATGAAAATCTCACGCTTTCCGGAAACTTCGGCATTGAATTCAATGAAAATTTTTCCGTCGCATCCACCCTGCGGTATGTGGATTCCAAGGTGGATTTAGATGATTATGAGGGAGGATATTCCGGAGACAACATTCGTTCCACATGGGTGCCGGATCCGGTCTCCGGTGCCTGGGTCAACACCCTGGTTTCCAACCCGGACGGTCCCACGCACAAACGGTCTGAATCCGAACAGATAATAGGCCGAATCGGCATCAACAACCGGTTTGCCGACGGCCGGTTTGAATCTGTTCTATCCTGGAAATTCAATCGAAATGACCGCCAGGCATATGACAATGACAATCTGCCCTGGTATGACTACAAGGGTGACACAGATGACTTCTCCTGGCAGGGCAACATCGATTTTGACACCCATGTGTTGTCTTTGGGTGCCGGATACTTCAATGAAGCCATGGAAAGTCAAAGCAGCGGGATGCCGGATACCGATACCCAGACCCTCAGTTACTGGCTCCAGGATCAGCTTTTTATTGGAGAAAACCTGGTTCTGATTGCCGGGGCCCGGATGGATGATCACCAGTCGTTCGGCAGGAAAACCACCTTCAGAATTGCGCCTGCCTATGAAATCTTCTCAACCGGTACCCGTCTCAAAGCCAGCTTTGGCACCGGTTTCAGATCCCCGTCCCTGTATGAACTTTTTTCCGACTATGGAAACCCGAATCTTGAGCCGGAAAAAAGCCGGGGCTGGGATTTGGGGGTGGAGCAGGGTTTTCTGGATGATCAGCTGACTTTGGGCGTGAACTACTGGGAAATGGATTTTGAAAACCGCATCGATTATGACATGCTCATATCAAAATACAATCAGCTTGAAGGGGACACCAAAACCCGGGGGGTGGAAGTGTCGGCTGCCTGGACACCGGTCAGGGATCTGTTTTTTAACCTCAACTATACCTATACCCATACCCGGGACCCCGAAGGCAACCCCTTGGTCAGACGTCCTGAAAACCAGGTGGGACTGACCGCGTCCTACCGGTTTCTGGAAAAATGGCAGGTGGGCATGGATGCCCGGTGGGTGGGCGAACGGGCTGCCTCTCCTTATGCTAAGGACAAGGACGGCCTTTTGGTGAACACCCTGGATGACTATACCGTGGTGAACCTGTCCGGATCCTGTGACATCACGGACCGGTTCCAGATCTTTGCCCGGGTGGACAACCTGTTTGACGAATATTACGAAGATGCCTTCAGTTATGCCACCCCGGGCCTTTCCGGATATATCGGTCTGAAATGGCGGTTGTTATGA
- the queF gene encoding NADPH-dependent 7-cyano-7-deazaguanine reductase QueF (Catalyzes the NADPH-dependent reduction of 7-cyano-7-deazaguanine (preQ0) to 7-aminomethyl-7-deazaguanine (preQ1) in queuosine biosynthesis): MNRPADQGIPLGRQARYKDTYDPFLLFAIPRAEARKALGIQGALPFSGVDIWNAYELSWLDAFGKPCVAAARITFPCDSGNMIESKSLKLYLNSFNFTRFKSVEKVRAVITTDLSQNALADVTVDLVMPGSFAMMTICDPPGTCIDDLDLENEVNTCEYRPDYLKTLPGTAEETLFSNLLRTRCPVTGQPDWATVMIRYKGPAMDHAGLLQYLISLRRHSGFHENCVEIMFMDILHRCRPDHLSVYAGFTRRGGLDINPGRATGEQNFPNIRLARQ, encoded by the coding sequence ATGAACAGGCCGGCAGATCAAGGCATCCCCCTGGGAAGGCAGGCCCGGTACAAAGACACCTATGATCCTTTTCTGCTTTTTGCCATACCCCGGGCAGAGGCGAGAAAGGCCCTGGGTATCCAAGGGGCCCTTCCCTTTTCAGGGGTGGACATCTGGAATGCCTATGAACTTTCCTGGCTCGATGCATTCGGCAAACCCTGTGTGGCCGCCGCCCGGATCACGTTTCCATGTGACAGCGGCAACATGATCGAGTCAAAATCCCTGAAACTGTATCTTAATTCATTCAACTTCACCCGGTTCAAGTCGGTTGAAAAGGTTCGGGCAGTGATCACAACGGATCTGAGCCAAAATGCCCTGGCCGATGTGACCGTGGACCTGGTGATGCCCGGATCGTTTGCCATGATGACCATTTGTGATCCTCCCGGAACCTGCATTGACGATTTGGATCTGGAAAATGAGGTCAACACCTGTGAGTATCGGCCCGATTATCTGAAAACCTTGCCAGGGACAGCTGAAGAAACGCTTTTTTCCAATCTGTTGAGAACCCGGTGTCCGGTCACGGGGCAGCCTGACTGGGCCACGGTGATGATCCGGTACAAAGGCCCTGCAATGGACCATGCTGGTCTTTTGCAGTACCTGATCTCCCTGCGCCGGCATTCAGGGTTTCATGAAAATTGCGTGGAAATTATGTTTATGGATATCCTGCACCGGTGCAGACCGGATCATCTGTCCGTATATGCAGGATTTACCCGGCGGGGCGGCCTGGATATCAATCCCGGCCGTGCCACCGGTGAACAGAATTTCCCCAATATCCGGCTGGCACGGCAATAG
- a CDS encoding 7-carboxy-7-deazaguanine synthase QueE, with protein sequence MSDPGPDPLLHKMLEISEMFSSIQGEGPFTGRPASFLRLSRCVPPLCPWCDTRHAWGPGTWISVSAAAEKILAHGNRLCVITGGEPFLQWESGLNLLEAYLIEKGITVQYETSGKVLIPSEAKGFKVCSPKYLSGTWQYRIENNTRADCFKFVVRDDPAHVAAFVKTHCLPETSVWIMPMGALRNEQMDRLAGVWRFCVDNRFNFSLRLHTLIFNNQKGV encoded by the coding sequence ATGTCTGACCCGGGGCCGGATCCTCTCTTGCACAAAATGCTTGAGATCAGTGAGATGTTTTCATCGATCCAGGGAGAAGGGCCTTTCACGGGCCGGCCGGCCTCTTTTCTGAGGCTCAGCAGGTGTGTGCCGCCCCTGTGCCCCTGGTGCGACACCCGGCATGCATGGGGGCCTGGCACATGGATTTCCGTTTCAGCGGCGGCAGAAAAGATTCTGGCCCATGGCAACCGGTTGTGCGTGATCACCGGCGGAGAACCGTTCCTGCAGTGGGAGTCCGGGTTGAACCTTCTGGAGGCGTATCTGATTGAAAAGGGCATCACCGTTCAATATGAAACCAGTGGAAAGGTACTGATCCCATCCGAGGCAAAAGGCTTCAAGGTCTGCTCACCCAAATATCTGTCCGGCACCTGGCAGTATCGTATTGAAAACAATACCCGGGCCGACTGTTTCAAATTTGTGGTCAGGGATGATCCCGCCCATGTGGCCGCTTTTGTGAAAACACATTGCCTGCCTGAAACATCGGTGTGGATCATGCCCATGGGTGCCTTGAGGAACGAACAGATGGACCGCCTTGCCGGTGTATGGCGGTTTTGTGTCGACAACCGTTTCAACTTTTCCTTGCGCCTTCACACCTTGATTTTCAACAATCAAAAAGGAGTGTAA
- a CDS encoding adenosylcobinamide amidohydrolase codes for MKSCHVFITALLGILISAWIFGSAPGLCNELRFTDGTGNESPLTKKPERIVSLVPSITEMLFALGAQDSVTGITYHTTRPWYAARKTLVGGFSFPSPAAIEALEPDLVFYDPFQLQGLSSFLPRDIPLVHAGTQTLQDSLDTLLLLGNLVEKQENARHLVAEINADLDWVTAKMKKADLSPKRVIRLMGREQIMTPGSDSFQNHMISLAGGIPPDFGTGAVVPVSKDQWTSFNPQVIYGCGSDREAADRFFSLPGWKDVDAVKNNQIYYFPCDLTCRASIRSGQFVKRLFATIHGSSLADERTLLQKNQVTQSNPIQTDVSCVQAAAVKQSRILDFINKSLVIQLDRPMSVLSTLEGFKHGVTAIGNHYIPPETWLLVHDQGLDVLKTQVFDVLGLAPDTTAFLFTGADMDHLSAAQERFKDIAVTVFATAGVDGNAMRTSRDSGEFYEPGTINVIIMTSHRLTPRAMTRAMITATEGKTAALLDLDIRSSYEQGRYRATGTGTDNILVVEGQGPAVLDNAGGHTRLGELIGKAVHRAVTEAVKKQNGITSDLNIFRRLEKRGISLHELLSEDLPCQCHISENMLIQKVETLLLDPFYRGFMATAMAVSDEYDKGLIKDLGAFEQTCRETAEMIAAKPLETWQVFVTRPKVPRVIAMALDALFNGAVGQGGPL; via the coding sequence ATGAAATCTTGTCATGTCTTCATCACCGCGCTGCTGGGAATCCTGATCAGCGCATGGATATTCGGATCTGCCCCCGGGTTGTGCAATGAATTGCGGTTTACCGACGGCACCGGCAATGAGAGTCCGCTCACAAAAAAACCGGAACGCATTGTGAGTCTGGTGCCGTCAATCACGGAAATGCTGTTTGCACTGGGCGCACAGGATTCGGTCACAGGCATTACCTATCATACCACCCGGCCCTGGTATGCGGCCCGAAAAACCCTGGTGGGCGGGTTCTCTTTTCCATCTCCGGCCGCCATTGAAGCTCTGGAACCGGACCTGGTTTTTTATGACCCGTTTCAATTACAGGGATTATCCTCTTTTTTGCCCCGGGATATTCCTCTGGTGCATGCCGGAACACAGACCCTCCAGGACAGTCTGGACACGTTGCTGCTGCTGGGAAACCTGGTGGAAAAGCAGGAAAACGCCCGGCACCTTGTGGCTGAAATCAACGCCGATCTGGACTGGGTAACCGCCAAAATGAAAAAAGCGGACCTTTCCCCCAAACGGGTGATCCGGCTCATGGGAAGAGAACAGATCATGACCCCGGGCAGCGATTCATTCCAGAATCATATGATATCTCTGGCCGGGGGCATTCCTCCGGACTTTGGCACCGGTGCGGTGGTGCCGGTATCAAAGGATCAGTGGACGTCTTTCAATCCCCAGGTGATTTATGGATGCGGCAGCGACCGGGAAGCAGCGGACCGGTTTTTTTCCCTTCCCGGATGGAAAGATGTGGATGCGGTGAAAAACAACCAAATCTATTATTTCCCCTGTGATTTGACCTGCCGGGCATCCATCCGTTCCGGACAGTTTGTCAAACGGCTTTTTGCCACCATCCACGGCAGTTCCCTGGCAGATGAGCGCACCCTGCTTCAAAAAAATCAGGTGACGCAAAGCAATCCCATACAAACAGATGTTTCCTGTGTCCAGGCGGCGGCGGTCAAGCAGAGCCGGATCCTTGATTTTATCAACAAGTCTCTGGTGATCCAGCTGGACCGGCCCATGTCGGTTCTTTCCACGCTGGAGGGATTCAAGCACGGGGTTACCGCCATCGGAAATCATTATATCCCTCCGGAAACCTGGCTTCTGGTCCATGACCAGGGGCTGGATGTTTTGAAAACCCAGGTGTTTGATGTGCTGGGTCTGGCACCGGACACCACGGCTTTTCTGTTCACCGGCGCAGACATGGATCATTTGAGTGCGGCACAGGAACGGTTCAAAGATATCGCGGTCACGGTGTTTGCCACGGCCGGGGTGGACGGCAATGCCATGCGGACCTCCCGGGATTCCGGGGAGTTCTATGAACCCGGCACCATCAATGTGATCATCATGACCAGTCACCGCCTGACCCCCCGGGCCATGACCCGGGCCATGATCACGGCCACGGAAGGAAAAACCGCAGCCCTGCTGGACTTAGATATCCGCTCCAGCTATGAACAGGGACGGTACCGGGCCACGGGCACGGGCACGGACAACATCCTGGTGGTGGAAGGCCAAGGCCCGGCTGTCCTGGACAATGCCGGCGGGCACACCCGGCTGGGGGAACTGATCGGCAAGGCGGTTCATCGGGCGGTGACAGAGGCTGTCAAAAAACAGAACGGCATCACGTCCGACCTCAATATTTTCCGGCGCCTGGAAAAAAGGGGGATTTCCCTGCATGAACTTTTGTCCGAAGACCTTCCCTGTCAGTGTCATATTTCGGAAAATATGCTGATCCAGAAAGTGGAGACCCTTCTGCTGGATCCGTTTTACCGGGGATTCATGGCCACGGCCATGGCTGTCAGCGATGAGTATGACAAAGGCCTGATAAAAGATCTGGGGGCATTTGAGCAAACCTGCCGGGAAACAGCTGAAATGATCGCGGCAAAACCCCTGGAGACCTGGCAGGTTTTTGTCACCCGTCCAAAAGTGCCCCGGGTGATTGCCATGGCCCTGGATGCTCTGTTCAACGGGGCGGTCGGGCAGGGAGGTCCGTTATGA